From Candidatus Bathyarchaeia archaeon, the proteins below share one genomic window:
- a CDS encoding thioredoxin family protein: protein MNEINVEVIGVNPPCKRCDATWRNVEKAASTLRSEGFEVSVKKLDIASKDVVKRYGALMSPAVAVNGTVKIMGRVPESDEVEKILREAAK from the coding sequence TTGAATGAAATCAACGTGGAAGTAATCGGCGTTAACCCTCCCTGCAAGAGATGCGACGCCACGTGGAGAAACGTGGAGAAAGCCGCTTCAACCCTCCGATCTGAAGGCTTTGAAGTCTCGGTGAAAAAGCTTGACATCGCGTCGAAAGACGTGGTCAAGCGTTATGGGGCGTTAATGTCACCCGCCGTCGCCGTTAACGGAACCGTGAAGATAATGGGACGAGTGCCCGAATCCGATGAGGTTGAAAAAATACTCAGGGAAGCGGCGAAGTAA